Within Sorghum bicolor cultivar BTx623 chromosome 2, Sorghum_bicolor_NCBIv3, whole genome shotgun sequence, the genomic segment GGTCAAAAGACATACAAAACTTTGTGTATAAAATTAAGAATAGAATTGTTTTTTTAGAATCGAGGTAATAGGAAACAGCGACAGGTCGGTCCCATCCTGCCTGGAAGATCTTGCATCGAATATGCCGTGTGCCGTGTGCGTCTCGAAAAAAATCTACAACGACATTTCAGagggatgttttttttttttggaaaatcatTTCACAGGGAAAGGGAATGACAACTGAACCCGGTCGCCCCTTTCGGCCTTTCCTTTACCGGGATTCATGCGTCCGAAGAACAACCGATCAAAAAATCCCTCTCGGACCTCGAGCTCCGCGCCGCAATCCAGTTGAGaagcttagagcaactccaccaCCAGATTGAGAAACTTGACCCTCCACGCGTGCTATCGGATTTGGATTTGTATATCCTCCGCCGAGGTATGAGACAGGAGGCGGCAAACAGCATAGTGGTGACCCAGGAGGACGCCCTGCACCACCGCGAGGAGCTGCAGCCGCCCCCCTGCCGCCAGGACGATCCGCCAGCACCGGCTGCGTCGCTCTCATGGCCGTCGTCACTGTCGGAGGGCGAGCCGGCGTCCGCGGCAGCGGGGGAGGAGCTGTTGTTGGTACCACCACTCAACTTCGCCATGGTGGACCACGGCGTGTACCGCTCCGGATTCCCGGACGTCTCCAATCTTCCGTTCCTTGAGACCCTCCGACTCCGCTCCGTCCTGTGAGTGTCGCCCCCAATCCACCGACTGCCGGCCTATTGAACCAACCATTCTTGATTGGTTCTTGAATGCGCTTGCGTCCCAGGTGTCTGTGCCCGGAGCCGTATCCGGAGGCGAACCTGGAGTTCCTCCGTGCCCACGGGATCAAGCTCTTCCAGTTTGGAATCGACGGCTCCAAGGTGAAGAAAACTCTACTGCTAATAGCACTACTCATTCTCTTTCTGATTAATTAAGTGCACACTCATTTCGATTGGTATACTTGCTTTGATCGTCGGACATCTTGGATTAGTTCTATTGTTATTTGTTACTTGGAAATTAGTCCTTAGAAAACCACACTTGTTTGTTGTTTGGTGAAAAGAAACAGAATGGCAGAGTTACTAGTGTATATTCAGTTACTCACTCCCTCTTTCCAATTGTAGGTATAAGAAAAAAGTTCTAAATTTAACCAATTTTTATAAGACTATAGTAACTTAAATTTCaaataaatgcattatcaaagcACGTAGTGAATTAATTTGATAATGTAGGTGCTGGTGGATTTTTCTAAAAGTTTGATCAAAGTTAAAAATGTTTGACTTTAGGACAAAGCCAAAATAGCCAAAATGAACTATGGATTTAAACAGAGGGAGTATTAAATTATTACTCCTACTAGTTCTTCATTGTGCAGTTGATTAATTGCATTAATAttgtttattattattttaatttATTCTTGTCATTGTGCGGATTCCTTATGTCTCAGAGTAGCTGTCAACACAGAATGGCTGTCACACTCATGGCTTTGATGCTGGCAGTGGCTAATGTTCGCCAAATCTTCCCTCTTGTACTTCATATAGTGCCTTCTAAGCACAATTTATTAAAAGATATAGACATATGTCTTGTCCAAACTGAGCTTCTGTCCTGACCAGCACTTTTGCCTGAAACCATCTATCCATTAAGTTTCGCATCGAATAAAATCTTGTTGATATATTTGGTTTAGTTAGTGGGATTTGCTAGACCACACTTTGTCACATGCTCTTGTGGGATAAATGAATAATTTTCCTTGTAAATACagcaaaagaaataaaaaacaaCACATGTGCAAACAAGATACTATGCCATACATAGGCCTAGTTTAGAAACTCCAACCCCCTCGGGATCTCAGACTTTTCCGGACATGCCATTCTAATGAGCCGCTTAATTCTCCAGAGGGGCCTTTGCATCCCTGATTTTGCCTCACCCTTACTTCCAAACTAGGCCTTATTCAATTTGAGAATATATTTATGTCCAAAGCGTCTTGATTTTTGCTAAAATGTAGTGGTTAGATGTGTAAAATTTACACTGGGGTATTTTAAATACTGTGTACAAATCCATTTTAGTCACCTGATCTGTCGCAACAATCATTGTAAACCCCATTTCCTGAGAATTCATCTACCTCCTGTCCAAATAATAAAAGAACTGCCGCATATGACTCCTTTGGTTCTCTCCAATTCAGGGAATGCACCAAGAACCCTAAGGTTTGAGAAGTATGTGGGCATGGTGTACTTTgcgattttttatttttgctaCTGTCTACAGTTGTGGATTCACCAAGAAACCATGAAAGTATAGGTTTAAAACTTAAGATGCTTGGACAAGAATGGTTTTCTATGTTTAGAACATTATTGATTCCCAATCTGATTATTGCAAGCAGAAGTGATGTTATTTTATTATGAATTCTTTTTCAATTTTACGCTTGGAGTTTTCTAACATAACAACAAAAATATCATAGCACCTTCCTCTCATCCGTATATTGGAgatatttattatgattttgtaTTGCCCAAGACATTGCATCGGAGATTTGTGTATTTTTGTTGGTTAGTGCAATGGGGATTAAACCCTTTGTTGCAACATACTCcttccgtcccaaaataagtgcCCTTCTCATTTTCCGAGGTGTCAAACACTTTTAACTTCGAGTAAATATATATGAGAAAATATCAAtagaaatattaatatttatagtacataattagtatcattagatagattGTTGAATCTGTTTTCATAGTAATGCTAATGTTTTTCTACAAACCTAATCAAACTTTTCTTATGTTAACTTTGAAAGTACATAAGTTTTCAAGTATATTTTTCCTGCTCTTCTGCAAAGTGAATTGAAAGGCAAGGAAGGTGGACATCTGCTTCCAGAAGAACTAGGACTAGTTTGTTTATTTGTGCTATATCTCGGGAGAAACATGTTCTATGGCTTGCATTTGGCAGTGTGGTTATTTCGAAATCTGGTTTCAAAAGTTGGAATTATTTCTATCATGACAAAAAGATAGGAAGCAGTCTTAGCTGGCACCTAGCATTGCCTGAAGACTGCTGTCTTAGCTGGCACGTAGCGTTACCTGACCGTGGTTAATTAAGCACTAATGATCTTAGTTTGAGATTGCCTAAATCTTTGTAGGACATATTAAGCAAGCTCTTGTGGTGGCAACTGTTATTAGTATTGTTTAATACAAGAGTTTTAAGTGTCAAAATTGGAATAATATCAGAATTGGGCTTTTGAAGTGTTTCTATGTATTATGATGATGGCAGTGTAAAATGATACCTTTGTAGTTTTACTTTTGGTTAATATCATGTAATTGATCATTATTTGCTTGTATCATAACATCATGTTGTTAGTTAATTTTGCCTTGTTTTTCACGAAATGGCACCTTTCTCATATCCTATAGCTTAGTTTTAGACTTTTGATGCTGAAAATAACAGGAGCCGTTTGTGAACATACCAGAAGATAGAATCCGCGAAGCTCTAAAAGTTATTCTAGGTAATGAAATTCCTTGTAGCTCATTTATGTTCTTCTTGTGTCCTGATCTGATGGCAATTTCTCTTATAGACGCAAGTAACCATCCGGTTCTTATTCACTGCAAGCGAGGAAAGGTAAGCAGCTTGATCGTGTCATGCACTCAAGCTGTGCTCAAAGTTCCCAATAAACTATAAGCTTGACATTGAAACATGAACCAAAATTTGCAGCATCGAACTGGCTGTGTGGTTGGATGCTTTAGGAAATTGCAGCGCTGGTGTCTAACTTCAATATTTGACGAATACCAGCGTTTTGCTGCTGCCAAGACAAGAGTTTCTGATCTCCGATTCATGGAGCTATTTGATGTATCTAGCATAAAGCATTTGCCAGCATCGTACCCATGCTAGGAAGCAAGCCTCAGCTGATGTCCGTGCTCCGAGACTGACATTCTCCCTTGCTATGCTATCCTTTTGAGTCTGTCTGTTTGATAGTAACATCGATGCATGATAAGAACTTTTGAGTTCTAGTTCCATTACGATGTCATCTTTTTCTTTTAAGAAAAGAATGCCATCCCTGGAAATGCTTAAGGGTAGTCTAATTTTGGGCTTGACCTACAAAACCGGGTAAATGGGACATTAAACTTCCGTTTTTGGTTTGATTTACCCCTGGGTGGTTTTCCAGGGCGGTTTTGGCCAGCGTGGCAGCCCAGCAAGAGGACGGCCCATGGGCTGAAAATGGCTGCCCCTACCCTCGTTTCATCCCCACCCCTTTCTTTCCCCACCCCCGCCGCTCgcctctctctccccccgcCGGCGAACTAGGTTTTGGAGGTCGCGACACTTCTTGTTGGTGCCAGCTGCTGCCATGGCGGAGTCAAGCGCGCGTTCTTCTCGTGGCTCGGCTTCTGCAGgtcgtggcggtggcggcggctacGATGGCCTAGGGTCGCCGGTGGCGTACCACGTAGGCCCCCTGGACTACACGCCGGCGAAGTACTGCTACTGCCAGCTGAAGGCTTGCCGCTGGATCTCGTGGAGTAAGAAG encodes:
- the LOC8062593 gene encoding probable tyrosine-protein phosphatase At1g05000 isoform X4; translation: MRQEAANSIVVTQEDALHHREELQPPPCRQDDPPAPAASLSWPSSLSEGEPASAAAGEELLLVPPLNFAMVDHGVYRSGFPDVSNLPFLETLRLRSVLCLCPEPYPEANLEFLRAHGIKLFQFGIDGSKEPFVNIPEDRIREALKVILDASNHPVLIHCKRGKIKILALVPSSRQRGHTSFGIFLCSDCLVQHVGSCLSKIFYVLFETWTTQSPAPA
- the LOC8062593 gene encoding probable tyrosine-protein phosphatase At1g05000 isoform X5 yields the protein MRQEAANSIVVTQEDALHHREELQPPPCRQDDPPAPAASLSWPSSLSEGEPASAAAGEELLLVPPLNFAMVDHGVYRSGFPDVSNLPFLETLRLRSVLCLCPEPYPEANLEFLRAHGIKLFQFGIDGSKSSCQHRMAVTLMALMLAVANVRQIFPLVLHIVPSKHNLLKDIDICLVQTELLS
- the LOC8062593 gene encoding probable tyrosine-protein phosphatase At1g05000 isoform X2 — its product is MRQEAANSIVVTQEDALHHREELQPPPCRQDDPPAPAASLSWPSSLSEGEPASAAAGEELLLVPPLNFAMVDHGVYRSGFPDVSNLPFLETLRLRSVLCLCPEPYPEANLEFLRAHGIKLFQFGIDGSKEPFVNIPEDRIREALKVILGNEIPCSSFMFFLCPDLMAISLIDASNHPVLIHCKRGKIKILALVPSSRQRGHTSFGIFLCSDCLVQHVGSCLSKIFYVLFETWTTQSPAPA
- the LOC8062593 gene encoding probable tyrosine-protein phosphatase At1g05000 isoform X1 produces the protein MRQEAANSIVVTQEDALHHREELQPPPCRQDDPPAPAASLSWPSSLSEGEPASAAAGEELLLVPPLNFAMVDHGVYRSGFPDVSNLPFLETLRLRSVLCLCPEPYPEANLEFLRAHGIKLFQFGIDGSKEPFVNIPEDRIREALKVILGNEIPCSSFMFFLCPDLMAISLIDASNHPVLIHCKRGKHRTGCVVGCFRKLQRWCLTSIFDEYQRFAAAKTRVSDLRFMELFDVSSIKHLPASYPC
- the LOC8062593 gene encoding probable tyrosine-protein phosphatase At1g05000 isoform X3; this encodes MRQEAANSIVVTQEDALHHREELQPPPCRQDDPPAPAASLSWPSSLSEGEPASAAAGEELLLVPPLNFAMVDHGVYRSGFPDVSNLPFLETLRLRSVLCLCPEPYPEANLEFLRAHGIKLFQFGIDGSKEPFVNIPEDRIREALKVILDASNHPVLIHCKRGKHRTGCVVGCFRKLQRWCLTSIFDEYQRFAAAKTRVSDLRFMELFDVSSIKHLPASYPC